A window of the Hypomesus transpacificus isolate Combined female chromosome 8, fHypTra1, whole genome shotgun sequence genome harbors these coding sequences:
- the LOC124470492 gene encoding receptor activity-modifying protein 3-like, whose protein sequence is MDTNAFAVFKLFMIGVLVNSWTARGLSATHNLSTELLPHRSMVPLCNETHLLWTMEVCGEGFKREMAHIEPQNWCNLTHFIRQYHGFTLCTENNAVKINCFWPNPLAESYIIRIHKHFFSNCTLERIIWVDPPDDTLTILILIPVFLTLAMIALVVWCSKRSDIMA, encoded by the exons ATGGATACAAATGCATTCGCAGTGTTTAAACTTTTTATGATTGGAGTATTGG tGAACAGCTGGACGGCGAGGGGCTTGTCAG CCACACACAACCTGAGCACAGAGCTGCTCCCTCATAGGTCCATGGTGCCATTGTGCAACGAGACCCACCTGCTGTGGACTATGGAGGTGTGTGGAGAAGGCTTCAAGAGGGAGATGGCCCACATAGAACCCCAGAATTGGTGCAACCTTACACACTTCATCAG GCAGTACCACGGGTTCACGCTGTGTACGGAGAATAATGCAGTCAAGATCAACTGCTTCTGGCCCAACCCTCTGGCCGAGAGTTACATCATCCGCATCCACAAGCACTTCTTCTCCAACTGCACCCTGGAAAGGATCATCTGGGTGGACCCCCCGGACGACACCCTCACCATCCTCATCCTAATACCAGTCTTCCTAACGCTGGCTATGATCGCCCTGGTGGTGTGGTGTAGCAAGCGCAGTGACATCATGgcctga
- the hus1 gene encoding checkpoint protein HUS1, with protein sequence MKFRSKMIDVGCLNHFTRVVNTISKLTKTCVLRLTTDKLYFVLSGKVASGGVGMWCELSQANFFDEYQLEGVSADANEICLEMAPDNLSRALRTTQNAKTVKIKLTKKHCPCLTLAAELPTLSSISRVVTHDIPVDVIPRRLWNEFKEPSMPDFDVSIYMPPLKTMKNVVDRMKNLSNFLEIEANLSGEMNLKIETDLVSVTTHFKDLGNPPWGEDGSQERSQSRDPELMARTRVDIRKLQQFLMGQQVNPSKAMCNIIHKRIIHLILLHEDVSLQYLIPAVA encoded by the exons ATGAAGTTCCGATCAAAAATGATTGATGTTGGGTGCTTGAATCATTTCACGC GAGTGGTTAATACCATATCCAAACTAACGAAGACATGCGTCCTGCGACTGACGACTGACAAGCTCTACTTCGTCCTCTCCGGCAAAGTAGCCAGTGGAGGAGTTGGGATGTGGTGCGAGCTCTCACAG GCCAACTTCTTCGATGAGTACCAGCTGGAAGGTGTGTCCGCTGACGCCAACGAGATCTGTCTGGAGATGGCCCCAGATAACCTGTCCAGAGCCCTGAGGACAACACAGAACGCCAAGACTGTCAAGATCAAACTGACCAAGAAGCACtgtccctgcctcaccctggctGCAGAGCTG CCAACACTGTCCAGCATCAGTAGAGTAGTCACCCATGACATCCCAGTAGATGTGATTCCCAGAAGATTGTGGAATGAGTTCAAGGAGCCCAGTATGCCAGACTTTGAT GTCAGTATCTACATGCCACCACTGAAGACTATGAAGAATGTTGTGGACAGAATGAAGAATCTCTCCAACTTCCTG gagaTAGAGGCCAACCTGAGTGGAGAGATGAACCTGAAGATTGAGACAGACCTGGTCTCTGTTACAACCCACTTCAAAGACCTCGGGAACCCACCCTGGG GTGAGGACGGTTCTCAGGAGCGGAGCCAGAGCAGGGATCCAGAGCTGATGGCCCGTACACGGGTGGACATCAGGAAGCTGCAGCAATTCCTTATGGGACAACAGGTCAACCCCAGCAAGGCCATGtgta ACATCATCCATAAGAGGATCATCCACCTGATTCTCCTGCATGAAGACGTGTCCCTGCAGTACTTGATCCCTGCCGTGGCCTGA